A portion of the Glycine max cultivar Williams 82 chromosome 10, Glycine_max_v4.0, whole genome shotgun sequence genome contains these proteins:
- the LOC100803957 gene encoding early nodulin-75-like isoform X2: MTYVHSLMLLLLGVVVLTTTPVLANFFPPIYEPPPIEKPPIFEPPPTYEPPPTEKPPPLYKPPFYPPPLYQPPYEKPPPEYQPPHEKPPPEYQPPHEKPPPEYQPPHQKPPHEKPPPEYKPPHEKPPPEYQPPHEKPPVYEPPHEKPPPVYEPPHEKPPPVYEPPHEKPPPVYEPPHEKPPPVYEPPHEKPPPVYEPPHEKPPHEKPPPVYEPPHEKPPHGKPPPVYEPPHEKPPHGKPPPVYEPPYEKPPPVYQPPHEKPPIYKPPYEKPPIHKPPFEKPPIYKPPFEKPPIYKPPFEKPPIYKPPFEKPPIYKPPFEKPPVYEPPPLVKPPPFEKPPFYKPPFEKPPLYEPPPLVKPPIYNPPPYGHYPPSKKN; the protein is encoded by the exons ATGACTTATGTACACTCACTCATGTTGCTCCTGCTTGGAGTAGTGGTTCTCACTACTACTCCAGTGTTAGCTAATTTCTTTCCACCCATTTATGAGCCTCCCCCAATTGAGAAACCACCCATATTTGAACCTCCACCCACCTATGAGCCTCCCCCAACTGAAAAGCCACCACCATTATATAAGCCTCCATTCTACCCTCCACCACTGTACCAGCCTCCATATGAGAAGCCACCACCAGAGTATCAACCTCCTCATGAAAAACCACCACCAGAGTATCAGCCACCTCATGAGAAGCCACCACCAGAATACCAACCACCTCATCAAAAACCGCCACATGAGAAGCCACCGCCAGAGTACAAACCGCCTCATGAGAAGCCTCCACCAGAGTACCAACCACCTCATGAAAAGCCACCAGTGTATGAACCTCCTCACGAGAAGCCACCACCAGTGTATGAACCTCCTCACGAGAAGCCACCACCAGTATATGAGCCACCTCATGAGAAGCCACCACCAGTGTACGAACCACCTCATGAGAAGCCACCACCAGTGTATGAACCACCTCATGAGAAGCCACCACCAGTGTATGAACCACCTCATGAGAAGCCACCAC ATGAGAAACCACCACCAGTGTATGAACCTCCACATGAGAAACCACCTCATGGAAAGCCACCACCAGTATATGAACCTCCACATGAGAAACCACCACATGGAAAGCCGCCACCAGTATATGAACCCCCTTATGAGAAGCCACCACCAGTGTACCAGCCTCCTCATGAGAAGCCACCCATCTACAAGCCTCCTTATGAAAAACCACCCATTCACAAACCCCCATTCGAGAAACCACCCATTTACAAACCTCCATTCGAGAAACCACCCATTTACAAACCTCCATTCGAGAAACCACCCATTTACAAACCTCCATTCGAGAAACCACCCATTTACAAACCTCCTTTCGAGAAACCACCAGTATACGAGCCACCTCCTTTGGTGAAGCCACCACCATTTGAAAAGCCACCCTTTTACAAACCTCCTTTCGAGAAACCACCGCTTTACGAGCCACCTCCTTTGGTGAAGCCACCGATCTACAATCCCCCACCTTATGGCCACTATCCACCATCcaagaaaaactaa
- the LOC100803957 gene encoding early nodulin-75-like isoform X1, translating to MTYVHSLMLLLLGVVVLTTTPVLANFFPPIYEPPPIEKPPIFEPPPTYEPPPTEKPPPLYKPPFYPPPLYQPPYEKPPPEYQPPHEKPPPEYQPPHEKPPPEYQPPHQKPPHEKPPPEYKPPHEKPPPEYQPPHEKPPVYEPPHEKPPPVYEPPHEKPPPVYEPPHEKPPPVYEPPHEKPPPVYEPPHEKPPPVYEPPHEKPPHEKPPPVYEPPHEKPPHGKPPPVYEPPHEKPPHGKPPPVYEPPHEKPPPVYEPPHEKPPHGKPPPVYEPPHEKPPHGKPPPVYEPPYEKPPPVYQPPHEKPPIYKPPYEKPPIHKPPFEKPPIYKPPFEKPPIYKPPFEKPPIYKPPFEKPPIYKPPFEKPPVYEPPPLVKPPPFEKPPFYKPPFEKPPLYEPPPLVKPPIYNPPPYGHYPPSKKN from the coding sequence ATGACTTATGTACACTCACTCATGTTGCTCCTGCTTGGAGTAGTGGTTCTCACTACTACTCCAGTGTTAGCTAATTTCTTTCCACCCATTTATGAGCCTCCCCCAATTGAGAAACCACCCATATTTGAACCTCCACCCACCTATGAGCCTCCCCCAACTGAAAAGCCACCACCATTATATAAGCCTCCATTCTACCCTCCACCACTGTACCAGCCTCCATATGAGAAGCCACCACCAGAGTATCAACCTCCTCATGAAAAACCACCACCAGAGTATCAGCCACCTCATGAGAAGCCACCACCAGAATACCAACCACCTCATCAAAAACCGCCACATGAGAAGCCACCGCCAGAGTACAAACCGCCTCATGAGAAGCCTCCACCAGAGTACCAACCACCTCATGAAAAGCCACCAGTGTATGAACCTCCTCACGAGAAGCCACCACCAGTGTATGAACCTCCTCACGAGAAGCCACCACCAGTATATGAGCCACCTCATGAGAAGCCACCACCAGTGTACGAACCACCTCATGAGAAGCCACCACCAGTGTATGAACCACCTCATGAGAAGCCACCACCAGTGTATGAACCACCTCATGAGAAGCCACCACATGAGAAACCACCACCAGTGTATGAACCTCCACATGAGAAACCACCTCATGGAAAGCCACCACCAGTATATGAACCTCCACATGAGAAACCACCACATGGAAAGCCGCCACCAGTATATGAACCTCCACATGAGAAACCACCACCAGTGTATGAACCTCCACATGAGAAACCACCTCATGGAAAGCCACCACCAGTATATGAACCTCCACATGAGAAACCACCACATGGAAAGCCGCCACCAGTATATGAACCCCCTTATGAGAAGCCACCACCAGTGTACCAGCCTCCTCATGAGAAGCCACCCATCTACAAGCCTCCTTATGAAAAACCACCCATTCACAAACCCCCATTCGAGAAACCACCCATTTACAAACCTCCATTCGAGAAACCACCCATTTACAAACCTCCATTCGAGAAACCACCCATTTACAAACCTCCATTCGAGAAACCACCCATTTACAAACCTCCTTTCGAGAAACCACCAGTATACGAGCCACCTCCTTTGGTGAAGCCACCACCATTTGAAAAGCCACCCTTTTACAAACCTCCTTTCGAGAAACCACCGCTTTACGAGCCACCTCCTTTGGTGAAGCCACCGATCTACAATCCCCCACCTTATGGCCACTATCCACCATCcaagaaaaactaa